Part of the Ruegeria sp. AD91A genome, GATATGTGCTTTGTACAGGTCTTTGCCCCCGGCCAGCGCCTCTAACGGGCGGACACGGGCGGCGTGAACCGCGTTCGGAACATCGCGCAACACATCTGCGATGGGGATTGTAGACCATAGAAATTCATCCACGTCGATATGGGTCAACCAATCCAGTTGAGTGTTTCGGTAGGCAAAAGTGGCGTGAACCGACTGGCGCACCTGATGTTTTTCCGGTCGTGCGCGTCCGCGTTTTTCCCAAAAGGCATCATCACAGACGCGAACCCGGACCTTGGGGTGCATTCTGAGTGCTCTGAACGTGCGGCGGTTGGGCTCGTCCATGTAGATATACATGAAATCCGCCCCCAGTTCGAGGTGATGGGCCACGAACCGAAGGACGTCTTCGGTTGGCCCCCGGACCATCGAGACAATGCCCCAGGTGGTCATTTGCGCGGCGCGCGGGTGTCGCGCATGAGTTTCAGACGCCGAAAGACACCGCCGGGGTCCTTGTTCAGTTCGGTCATCAGGTGATCCACGAGTGGCGCAATGGTGGGATCGTTCATCGCTTTGGTCCAGATCGGGGCGATGAGATTGACATCCAGGCCGCCCTTTTCGAAGGAAAAGCCTTTCATCTGATAGGGCAGCGGCACGTGTTTCCTGTCCTTGAACTGAAACGGCGTTTCCGCGGCCAGCCCCGAGAAGAGCCTCTCGAACTCATACAGTTTCATCATGCCGAAGAATACGCGCAAGGCATGTCCGACCTCGCGCTGTGTCGGGGTCTGACCATGATCGGCAAAGGTCTGAACAGAAGACACCAGCCATCGCAGGTCGAGGACGGAAAGAAGGTGATCTGATTGCTCTTGCCACACCCGGCAGAACAGCGCAGGGGCCTGACGCGGGAATGACCGCTTTCTTAGGTTCGAGATCAGTTGGGCGTTGAGGAAGGCAAGCTCCGAATTCCCGACAAATTCCCGCGCGATCTGGACGCGCTTACGGTCCCACGTGCTACTGCGTCCGGGCGGCAATTCGGTGGCTGTGTCGGGCACGGTTCGTTTGGCCAGATCTTCCAGATCGACGTCAAGCACGGGCAGGGTCAGGGTGCCGAACTGAAACGGGCTGCGCCGGTTCTCATAGCTGTCCAGCATGTCGGGCAGGCCACCGGGATAGGTCAGTTCGTCGTCACTCATGCGCGCAGGATTGCACAGCCGGGTTCGGCTGCGCAATCAGCCAGTTGCCTCAGGTCATCATCTCTTTTGTCGCGGTCAGATTCAGCGCGGGATAATCGCGGACGACCCGGTCGATATCCCATTGCAGGCGGGTCAGATAGACAATGTCGCCGTCATGGTCATGGGCGATGTGCTGTTTGTTGGCATTCACGAACTTTTCGACCTCGGTCTTTTCACCACTGACCCATCGGGCCGAGGTGAACTGCGATGGTTCAAAGCGCACGGGCAGGCCGTATTCCATCTCGATTCGGCTGGCGAGCACTTCGAACTGCAATGCACCAACGACCCCCACGATAAAACCCGAGCCGATCGAGGGTTTGAACACTTTGGCGGCGCCTTCTTCGGCGAACTGCATCAGGGCTTTTTCCAGATGCTTGGCCTTCATCGGGTCTCCGGGCCGCACTGTTTGCAACAGTTCCGGCGCGAAGGAGGGGATGCCGGTCACGCGCAGCGCTTCGCCTTCGGTTAGGGTGTCGCCGATACGCAGTTGCCCGTGGTTGGGAATGCCGATGATATCTCCGGCCCAGGCCTCTTCCGCCAATTCCCGGTCTGAGGCGAGGAACATCACAGGGTTCGAGATCGCCATCGGTTTTTTCGACCGCACATGGGTCAGTTTCATACCTCGCTTGAAGTGGCCGCTGGCCATGCGGACAAACGCCACCCGGTCGCGGTGCTTGGGGTCCATGTTGGCCTGCACTTTGAAGACAAACCCTGCGACCTTCTTTTCGTCGGGGGATATCTGGCGCGGTTCGGCAGACTGAACCTGTGGCTGCGGGCCATAGGCACCGATGCCTTCCATCAGTTCCTTGACGCCAAACGAGTTGATGGCCGAACCGAACCAGATCGGTGTCATATGGCCTTCCAGCACAGCCTGCGGGTCAAGCGCGGGCAGCAATTCGCGGGCCATCTCGACCTCTTCCAGCAGCTTGTCCAGCAGATGCTCGGGCACGTGTTCCGCCAGTTTCGGGTCGTCCAGCCCATTGATCTCGATGCTTTCGGCCACCTTGTTGCGGTCCGCGCGATCCATCAGTTCAAGCCGGTCGCGCAGCATGTCGTAGCAGCCGATAAAATCGCGGCCCACGCCGATGGGCCATGCCGCAGGGGTGACGTCGATGGCCAGCATTTCCTGAATTTCGTCGATGATCTCGAACGTATCGCGGCTTTCGCGGTCCATCTTGTTGCAGAAGGTCAGGATCGGCAGATCGCGCAGGCGGCAGACCTCGAACAGTTTCTGCGTCTGGCTTTCCACACCTTTCGCTCCGTCGATCACCATCACGGCGGCATCCACAGCGGTCAGCGTGCGATAGGTATCCTCGGAAAAGTCCGAGTGACCCGGCGTATCCACCAGATTGAACCTGAAGGTGTCATAGTCAAATGACATTGCGGATGCGGAAACCGAGATACCGCGATCCTTCTCCATTTGCATAAAGTCCGACCGGGTTCGCCGGGCTTCGCCTTTGGCACGGACCTGACCGGCCATCTGAATCGCACCCCCGTACAGCAGGAACTTTTCCGTCAGCGTCGTCTTGCCCGCATCCGGGTGCGAGATGATGGCGAATGTCCGGCGCCGGGCGATCTCGGGCGGCAGGGAGGGTTGGTTCGAGGTATCAAGCATGAGCGCGCGTATATGCGGGGAATCCTGCCGAAGCAAGACAAAGGGGCTGGTTCGAATCATACGTCTGTGGCAATAAGAACATATAGTGAACAGATGATGGAGTGGATCAATGAATTTGAAAGAGATTGCCGACGAACTGGTGGCCGGTTGCCGGGAAGACCGGGCAAAGGAAAACCTGTCCAAGCTGTATGCACCCGACGCCGTATCGGTCGAAGGGCAGGACTTTCAGGGAATGGGTCGGGAGACCAAAGGGCTCGACGCCATCCGTGGCAAACACGAGTGGTGGGAAAGCGCTCATGAGGTTTCTGGTGCGTCTGTCAGTGACCCGTTTCCCCATGGCGAAGACCGTTTTGCCGTGATTTTCGAAGTGCAGGGCAAGGTGAAGGAAACCGGCGAAGCGTTCGATATGCGCGAAGTGGGTGTCTATCACGTCGCCGACGGCAAGATCGTCCGGGAAGAGTTCTTTTACTGAGGTGGCGCTGCCGTTCTGGTCTTCCCTGTCTGGCCGGTGCTAGACATGCGGCAATGACTGACAGGGAGGATCCGATGGATCTGGGAATTCAAGCAAAACGCGCGCTGGTCTGTGCCAGCAGCAAGGGATTGGGTCTTGGGTGCGCCGAGGCGCTTGCTGCGGCTGGCGTAAACCTCGTGATGAACGCACGTGGTTCCAAGGCGTTGGAGGCTGAGGCCGCGCGCCTGCGGTCAGAGCACGGCGTTGAGGTGCAGACCGTGGCCTGTGACGTGACCACGCCCGACGGGCAAGCGCAGGTAATCAAAGCTGCACAGGGCGTTGATATTCTTGTGACAAATGCCGGTGGACCGCCGCCCGGATCGTGGTCGGACTGGGAGCGGGATGATTTCATCAAGGCGCTGGATAGCAACATGCTGACACCGATTGCATTCATGAAAGCGTTGCTTCCCGAAATGATGGACAAGGGATGGGGCCGGGTGGTCAACATAACCTCGCAATCCGTGCGTGCGCCGATTGCGGTTCTGGGCCTGTCAAATGCGGCGCGTACCGGTCTGACTGGCTATGTTGCCGGAACTTCGCGTCAGGTGGCGCCACACGGGGTGACCATCAACAACCTGCTGCCGGGTATTCATGCCACGGACCGGGCGGATTCTCTAGACAGCGGTGTGGCGGAACAACAGGGTATTTCGATCGACGAAGCACGCGCCAACCGTGCGGCGACAATCCCGGTCAGACGCTATGGTTCGCGGCAGGAATTTGGTGCCACCTGTGCGTTTCTCTGTTCGCAACATGCGGGCTTTATTGTCGGCCAGAACATCCTGCTGGACGGCGGTGCGACCAACCTGACGATGTGACCATGGCGCAGGGGTTTTCGTTAAAGGATCAGTTGTTCAACGCTGATAAGGTAAGCTTTCTCAGTAAGTTATTTGTGGAAGCTGAACCGGCGTTCAATGCTCCTGCGTTTCGGACACAGGTCATGTCGCGCCTGCCCGAACTGGAACTTAAAGAGCGTATGGCCTGGATCGCTGAGTGTCTGCAACAGGCCCTGCCGGATGACTTGCCAACAGTCGCCCCGGTGATTTTGCGGGCATTGCCGCCTGCGCTGGACCCTTCCAGATCGGATGATGATTTCGGCGATTTCATTTTCGCGCCTCTGGGTGAATGGGTCGCTGGTATCGGGCTGGGTCACGTTGGTGTATCCTTGGACGTGTTGGAAGAGCTGACGCAGCGGTTTTCGATGGAATGGGCCATTCGGCCTTTCCTGAATCATGCCCCGGACAGGGTGCTCGAGCGGATGCAGGACTGGTGTACCCATGACAGCTATCACGTGCGCCGATTGGTCAGTGAAGGCACGCGGCCCCGTCTGCCATGGGGGCAGGGCATCGGTCTGGGTCTGACGGACCCGTTGCCGCTGTTGGACCGATTGCACGGTGATCCGACCCGGTATGTCACGCGGTCCGTTGCCAACCATCTGAATGACATCACCAAAAAGGACCCTGGCCTGGTGCTGGGCCGTCTGGACAAGTGGCGCGCCGAGGGGCGACAGACCACGGCAGAGCTGGAGTGGATGACTTC contains:
- a CDS encoding peptide chain release factor 3; the encoded protein is MLDTSNQPSLPPEIARRRTFAIISHPDAGKTTLTEKFLLYGGAIQMAGQVRAKGEARRTRSDFMQMEKDRGISVSASAMSFDYDTFRFNLVDTPGHSDFSEDTYRTLTAVDAAVMVIDGAKGVESQTQKLFEVCRLRDLPILTFCNKMDRESRDTFEIIDEIQEMLAIDVTPAAWPIGVGRDFIGCYDMLRDRLELMDRADRNKVAESIEINGLDDPKLAEHVPEHLLDKLLEEVEMARELLPALDPQAVLEGHMTPIWFGSAINSFGVKELMEGIGAYGPQPQVQSAEPRQISPDEKKVAGFVFKVQANMDPKHRDRVAFVRMASGHFKRGMKLTHVRSKKPMAISNPVMFLASDRELAEEAWAGDIIGIPNHGQLRIGDTLTEGEALRVTGIPSFAPELLQTVRPGDPMKAKHLEKALMQFAEEGAAKVFKPSIGSGFIVGVVGALQFEVLASRIEMEYGLPVRFEPSQFTSARWVSGEKTEVEKFVNANKQHIAHDHDGDIVYLTRLQWDIDRVVRDYPALNLTATKEMMT
- a CDS encoding nuclear transport factor 2 family protein, which encodes MNLKEIADELVAGCREDRAKENLSKLYAPDAVSVEGQDFQGMGRETKGLDAIRGKHEWWESAHEVSGASVSDPFPHGEDRFAVIFEVQGKVKETGEAFDMREVGVYHVADGKIVREEFFY
- a CDS encoding SDR family oxidoreductase; translated protein: MDLGIQAKRALVCASSKGLGLGCAEALAAAGVNLVMNARGSKALEAEAARLRSEHGVEVQTVACDVTTPDGQAQVIKAAQGVDILVTNAGGPPPGSWSDWERDDFIKALDSNMLTPIAFMKALLPEMMDKGWGRVVNITSQSVRAPIAVLGLSNAARTGLTGYVAGTSRQVAPHGVTINNLLPGIHATDRADSLDSGVAEQQGISIDEARANRAATIPVRRYGSRQEFGATCAFLCSQHAGFIVGQNILLDGGATNLTM